In a single window of the Zea mays cultivar B73 chromosome 5, Zm-B73-REFERENCE-NAM-5.0, whole genome shotgun sequence genome:
- the LOC100272719 gene encoding OBERON-like protein isoform X1, which yields MGTSSGANFHQQPPPTQGMLPPRHGPRPSGLQTSLSLASSEQVGSPDMQEPGSNSEPGHDSATESASSKDTWPAEPNQSNGGVAASDVVSKAAEKEVANGVSKPQVIHGPSSRMSGMLLREVARERVDLVAEKMKMMSDEHLEEVKNELRSILEGTGGSHHIEEFLYLQKLVQDRHDLTPSMLSVAHHVQLEILVAIKTGIQAFLHPSVTIPHNRLVEVFLYKRCRNIACQSALPAEECRCNVCASRNGFCNLCMCVICNKFDFEVNTCRWIGCDFCSHWTHTDCAIHNGQIGMGQSVKSSIGHAEMLFRCRACQRTSELLGWVKDVFQQCAPGWDRDALLRELEFVCKIFRLSEDAKGRVLFRKCLDLIERLRNTPADSINPRMILQALQELEMDSPKISENEDVGHLITPQEACNRIAEVVQEAVRKMELVAEEKMRLYKKARLAVEACDRELEEKVREAQELKAERQRKKQQVEELESIVRLKQAEAEMFQLKANEARQEAERLQSIALTKSKTAEQDYASMYLKRRLEEAEAEKQFLFEKIKLQENQRPTVGVGSSSGAGGDSTPTMMLSKIQDLLKNVRSMPAKSEGH from the exons ATGGGGACCTCTTCTGGCGCGAATTTCCATCAGCAACCTCCTCCGACCCAGGGGATGTTGCCTCCAAGGCATGGTCCACGCCCCTCAGGGTTGCAGACCTCGCTCTCGCTGGCCTCTTCGGAGCAGGTTGGCTCGCCTGACATGCAGGAGCCTGGTTCAAACTCGGAGCCAGGGCATGATTCCGCCACTGAGAGCGCCAGTTCCAAAGACACATGGCCAGCTGAGCCGAACCAGAGCAATGGTGGAGTGGCTGCCAGTGATGTTGTGAGTAAGGCGGCGgagaaggaggtggcaaatggtgTATCCAAGCCGCAGGTTATCCATGGACCCTCCTCCCGTATGAGTGGGATGCTTCTGCGGGAGGTTGCACGGGAGAGGGTTGATCTGGTCGCTgagaagatgaagatgatgtcgGATGAGCACCTAGAGGAGGTCAAGAATGAGCTCAGGTCGATTCTGGAGGGCACTGGAGGTTCTCACCACATCGAGGAGTTCTTGTACTTGCAGAAGCTTGTCCAGGACAGGCATGATTTGACACCATCCATGCTTTCAGTGGCACACCATGTGCAGCTTGAGATCCTTGTTGCAATCAAGACTGGGATACAGGCCTTTCTGCACCCCAGTGTTACCATTCCACACAATCGCTTGGTGGAGGTCTTCTTGTACAAGAGGTGCCGGAACATTGCTTGCCAGAGTGCTCTCCCTGCTGAGGAGTGCAGATGCAACGTGTGCGCTAGCAGGAATGGCTTTTGCAACCTGTGCATGTGTGTCATCTGCAACAAGTTTGATTTTGAGGTCAATACATGCCGTTGGATTGGCTGTGATTTTTGCTCTCACTGGACACATACAGATTGTGCAATTCACAATGGCCAGATCGGAATGGGACAATCAGTGAAAAGCAGCATTGGTCATGCTGAAATGCTTTTTAGGTGCCGAGCTTGTCAGAGGACCTCAGAGCTGCTGGGTTGGGTTAAGGATGTCTTCCAACAATGCGCTCCTGGTTGGGATAGGGATGCTTTGTTACGCGAGCTTGAGTTCGTTTGTAAGATATTCCGTTTAAGTGAGGATGCAAAAGGGAGAGTGTTGTTCAGGAAATGTCTAGATCTGATTGAAAGGCTGAGGAACACTCCAGCTGATTCCATCAATCCTAGGATGATACTACAAGCACTCCAAG AGCTTGAGATGGACTCCCCCAAGATCTCTGAAAATGAAGATGTTGGGCATCTGATCACACCCCAGGAAGCCTGCAACCGCATAGCAGAGGTAGTCCAAGAGGCCGTGAGAAAGATGGAGCTCGTGGCTGAAGAAAAGATGCGACTTTACAAGAAGGCTCGCCTCGCCGTGGAGGCCTGCGACCGAGAGCTGGAGGAGAAGGTTAGGGAAGCCCAGGAGCTGAAGGCAGAGCGTCAGCGCAAGAAGCAGCAGGTGGAGGAGCTGGAGAGCATCGTGCGGTTGAAGCAGGCGGAAGCGGAGATGTTCCAGCTGAAGGCGAACGAGGCCCGGCAGGAGGCGGAGCGTCTGCAGAGCATTGCGCTCACCAAGTCCAAGACAGCCGAGCAGGACTATGCCAGCATGTACCTAAAGCGGCGCCTGGAGGAGGCGGAGGCAGAGAAGCAGTTCCTCTTCGAGAAGATCAAGCTGCAGGAGAACCAGAGGCCAACGGTCGGCGTGGGCAGCAGCAGCGGTGCGGGAGGGGACTCCACGCCGACGATGATGCTATCCAAGATTCAGGATCTGCTCAAGAACGTCCGCAGCATGCCAGCAAAGTCGGAGGGTCACTAG